From a single Streptomyces sp. NBC_01264 genomic region:
- the rfbC gene encoding dTDP-4-dehydrorhamnose 3,5-epimerase gives MKFRELSIEGVFEITPQQHGDPRGMFMEWYRFDHLAEVVGHPLNLAQANLSVSQRGVVRGIHFADVPRGQAKYVTCVRGAVLDIIVDIRVGSPTFGRWEGVRLDDVDRRAVYLPEGMGHGFCALTDDATLSYICSETYNPTAEHSVHPLDPDLGIDWPADVPLLSARDDAAPSLADAAASGLLPDYAACIEFTESLRVK, from the coding sequence ATGAAGTTCCGCGAACTCTCCATTGAGGGAGTCTTCGAGATCACGCCCCAGCAGCACGGTGACCCGCGCGGCATGTTCATGGAGTGGTACCGCTTCGACCACCTCGCCGAGGTCGTCGGGCACCCGCTGAACCTGGCGCAGGCCAACCTCTCGGTCTCCCAGCGCGGCGTGGTCCGCGGCATCCACTTCGCGGACGTCCCGCGCGGCCAGGCCAAGTACGTCACCTGCGTGCGCGGCGCCGTGCTGGACATCATCGTGGACATCCGGGTCGGCTCCCCCACCTTCGGCCGCTGGGAGGGCGTCCGCCTGGACGACGTGGACCGGCGTGCCGTCTACCTCCCCGAGGGCATGGGCCACGGCTTCTGTGCGCTGACGGACGACGCCACGCTGTCCTACATCTGCTCGGAGACGTACAACCCGACGGCCGAGCACTCGGTCCACCCGCTCGACCCCGACCTGGGCATCGACTGGCCGGCGGACGTCCCGCTGCTGTCCGCCCGCGACGACGCGGCCCCCTCACTGGCCGACGCCGCGGCCTCGGGCCTGCTGCCGGACTACGCCGCCTGCATCGAGTTCACGGAGTCGCTGCGGGTGAAGTGA
- the tuf gene encoding elongation factor Tu → MAKAKFERTKPHVNIGTIGHIDHGKTTLTAAITKVLHDAYPDLNEASAFDQIDKAPEERQRGITISIAHVEYQTEARHYAHVDCPGHADYIKNMITGAAQMDGAILVVAATDGPMPQTKEHVLLARQVGVPYIVVALNKADMVDDEEILELVELEVRELLSDYEFPGDDLPVVRVSALKALEGDKEWGEKLLGLMAAVDEAIPTPPRDTDLPFLMPVEDVFTITGRGTVVTGRIERGVLKVNETVDIIGIKETKTTTTVTGIEMFRKLLDEGQAGENVGLLLRGIKREDVERGQVIIKPGSVTPHTEFEAQAYILSKDEGGRHTPFFNNYRPQFYFRTTDVTGVVTLPAGTEMVMPGDNTEMTVALIQPVAMEEGLKFAIREGGRTVGAGQVTKITK, encoded by the coding sequence GTGGCGAAGGCGAAGTTCGAGCGGACTAAGCCGCACGTCAACATCGGCACCATCGGTCACATTGACCACGGTAAGACGACCCTCACGGCCGCCATTACCAAGGTGCTGCACGACGCGTACCCGGACCTGAACGAGGCCTCGGCCTTCGACCAGATCGACAAGGCTCCCGAAGAGCGCCAGCGCGGTATCACCATCTCCATCGCGCACGTCGAGTACCAGACCGAGGCGCGTCACTACGCCCACGTCGACTGCCCGGGTCACGCGGACTACATCAAGAACATGATCACCGGTGCCGCGCAGATGGACGGCGCGATCCTCGTGGTCGCCGCCACCGACGGCCCGATGCCGCAGACCAAGGAGCACGTGCTCCTGGCCCGCCAGGTCGGCGTTCCGTACATCGTCGTCGCGCTGAACAAGGCCGACATGGTGGACGACGAGGAGATCCTGGAGCTCGTCGAGCTCGAGGTTCGTGAGCTCCTCTCCGACTACGAGTTCCCGGGCGACGACCTTCCGGTCGTCCGCGTCTCCGCGCTGAAGGCGCTCGAGGGCGACAAGGAGTGGGGCGAGAAGCTTCTCGGCCTCATGGCTGCCGTCGACGAGGCGATCCCGACCCCGCCGCGTGACACCGACCTGCCGTTCCTGATGCCCGTCGAGGACGTTTTCACGATCACCGGTCGTGGCACCGTCGTCACCGGTCGTATCGAGCGTGGTGTCCTGAAGGTCAACGAGACCGTCGACATCATCGGTATCAAGGAGACCAAGACCACCACCACGGTCACCGGTATCGAGATGTTCCGCAAGCTGCTCGACGAGGGCCAGGCGGGCGAGAACGTCGGTCTGCTCCTCCGTGGCATCAAGCGCGAGGACGTCGAGCGCGGCCAGGTCATCATCAAGCCCGGTTCGGTCACCCCGCACACCGAGTTCGAGGCCCAGGCCTACATCCTGTCGAAGGACGAGGGTGGCCGTCACACCCCCTTCTTCAACAACTACCGTCCGCAGTTCTACTTCCGTACCACCGACGTCACGGGTGTTGTCACCCTGCCGGCCGGCACGGAGATGGTCATGCCGGGCGACAACACCGAGATGACGGTCGCGCTGATCCAGCCGGTCGCCATGGAGGAGGGCCTCAAGTTCGCCATCCGTGAGGGTGGTCGTACCGTGGGCGCCGGCCAGGTCACCAAGATCACGAAGTAA